GGTTTACTGTTTGTTGTTTTCCGGTTCTGCCGCCTGTTCAGCGTCCCCGCCGCCCTCCAGTACGGAGGCCTCGACGGGCGGACCGCTGCTCACCACAACCTTGGCCGGGCGCAGCACCATGCCGCCCAGCGTGTAGCCCCGCTCATATTCCGACATGACCATCCCCATCGCGTGCTCCTCCGAGGGGAGGATGGCCAGCCCCTCGTGGACGTTCGGGTCGAAGGGCTCGCCCAGCGCCGGTATGGGGGAGAGGCCCCGCGCCGCCAGTATGTCCTGAAACTGGCGCAGAATCATGCGCACCCCGCCGGCCAGACCGTCGTCGCCCGCGCCTGCGTGCTCCAGGGCGCGCTCCAGGTTGTCCGCCACGGGAAGCAAATCGCGGATGAGCCCCTGCGCCGCGGCCAGGCGCGCCTGCTCCGACTCGCGGGCGATGCGCTTGCGGTAATTGTCGAACTCCGCGCGGGCGCGCAGGAGCTGGTCCTTGAACCCGTCCCGCTCCGCAGCGCAGACGGCCAATTCCGCCTCGAGCCGGGCTGTTTCATCAACAGTCTCGGGGATGGATTCCGGCGTCTCCGGCGCGTCGGCGTCTTCCGGCACGGTCGCCGTCCCGTCAGTCTCCTCCACAGCGGGCGGTTCCTGAGCGGGCTGCCCCTGCGCGGCCTTGTCCTCCAGATTTTTTTCCAGTTCTGCGTTTTCTTCCGTCATGTCTCTCGTTATAACCCTTTACTTCCCGAACGGCTTTTTCTCACACGCCCAGCCGCGTCAGCAGCCGGCCCACGAGATCCGCCGTGTAGTCCACCACGGACATCAGTTTCGAATAGTGCATGCGGCGCGGACCCAGCACGCCGATCATGCCCACCTTCCTGTCGCCCACCCTGTAGGGGGAGGCGACGACACCCAGCCCGTCCATGCGCTCCCTGCCGTCCCCGCCGCCGAGCAGCACGGTGGAACTGGTGTTCTCGCCCGAGGCCGCGGCGCGGAGCATGGTGAGGAGCTGGTCCTGCTCCTCGAGGAGGTTGAAAACCCCGCGGGCCTGCTCCATGTTTTGAAACTCAGGCTGCTCGAAAAGCTGCGAGGCGCCTTCGAGAAAGAGCTGGCCGCGCGGCCTTTTTGGGAGGAGCATCAGCACCTCGAGGGCCCGCTGGGCCAGCTTGCGCTGCTCGTCCAGGAAAAGGCGGACCTTGTCCCCGACGGCGCCTGCCAACTGGTCCACCGGCAGCCCGCGCAGGTGGTCGTTCATGAAATTGTTCAACTTTTCCATTTCCGGCGCGTTCATCGCCGCGTCAATGTCGGCAATCATCGAGCGCACCCGGCCAAAATTGTCCACCAGCAGCACCGCCATGCGGTCCGGACTGATTTTCACCAGGTCCATGCGGGCCAGCACCGCCGTGCTGTCGTTCGGCGTCTCCGCCAGGCCCGCATGATGGGACACCAGCGCCAGCAGGTGGCTTGCCTGCCGCAGCACATCGTCCGCATCGTTCATGCGCTGCGAGAATTCCGACTCGATCCGCGCCCGCTCCGCCTGGGTCAGTTCCTGCACCTTCATAAGATGGCGGATGTAATACTGGTATCCCGTGTCCGTGGGCACGCGGCCGGAACTTGTGTGGAGTTGCTGGAGATAGCCCAACTCCTCCAGGTCAGCCATCACATTGCGCACGGTGGCCGCACTCAAATCCATGCCGAAACGCCTGACCACGGTACGTGAACCCACCGCCTCAGCCGTCGTGATATAACTTTGCACCACGGCGTGAAGAATGGCGCGCTCGCGCTCGTTCAGTTCCGGGGTTTCCGGCATAGGTCAGAGGTCTCCAAGGCTGATTGTCATGGAAACGGCGCACGACCCTTGGGGGCTTCTGGCACTCATCATCAATGAGTGCTAACAGCCGCAAAAAGTGTAACACACCCACCCGTAAAGGTCAAGTCACAGGCGCACCAGGGCATTAACGCGAGGCCGCCCGGAATCACAGCCGCTGGAGCAGCGCCTCCAAGCGTCCGGCACTGTCTGAAAGACCCCCGGGACGGTTTCTAATCAGCCAAATTTCCCGATAACGGGTGATAATGTCTCCGAGTTGGGCGGCGAGACGGGCTTTGACCGGTGCGGGAAGCTGGGCGGTGCCGACGTTGCCGGCCAGAATGCGCTCACGCCCCAGTTCCAGCGCCAGCATGGCCATGGCGCCGTTGATGGAGAATTCCTTCTTGACAAGTTCGGCGTCGGGCCGGGTCATCCGGCTTTTTTCCACCCGGTCAAGGGCGTCCTTGAGCGCGGCCATGGCCGCCTGGGCGGAGGTCGAGGTCATTGGCTTTAGGGGCCCGCCTGCCGGGGAGCCCTGCACGGCATTTAGCAGCAGGGCGTAATACACGCTGTTGTTTCCGATTAGGACGCCGGTTTTTGCATGCGCGTTGCCGAGGTCCAGGACGGCCTGCCCCATCTGTCCGGCGGCGTCCATGAACACATGGGTGTCCAGCGCCTTTGCCAGCGGGATGGCCAGATTGGTGTCCTGACACCAGCTTAGGGCCGCGCCGTAGGCAAAGGGGGCAAAGGATACCGGCAGGGATTGCCAGTGTCCGCTGTCGCCCCAGTCTGTGAGTAGAAACCCAATGGCGCCGTTCGCCCTGCCGTTGACGGCGGCGTTGCGGAGGTTCTCCAGGGCGTTGTCCGTGCGGCCCAGCAGGGAGTTCCAACTGGAAGTGCCGGGAACGACATAGAAGGGGATGCCGGAATCGGCGAACTTCTTCCCATGGGAGGCGAAGGGGTGGTTGGCCTCGTATCCCCACTCCATGGCGATCACCCCGCCGGGTATCTCCGGAATAAGCGCCGGGTACTGCATGATGATGTCGCCCCAGAACTGCATGGTCCGGCCGTGCGCGCCCACCAGGCCGTGAATCTCCTTGAGGAAGTTCAGATATACCCGTCCGGCGCCCAGTTTTTGCACGGCCTCTTTGCTGCGGCCTTTGCCGATGCTGAAGGTTTCATCGCATCCCACATTGAACTGTTTGCTGCTGAAGTTTGGAAGGAGGTCGTCAAAGAGGCCGCGAAGAAACTCGACAGAGGCCGGGTCCACCGGGCAAAGATCGCCCGCGCCGGGACGCTCCGCCAAATGCGCATAGGCGGGGTGTTTCAGCCAGCGTTCCATGTGTCCGAAAGAGTTCTGGTTGGGCACCAGTTCAATGAACCGGTCCCGGCAGTAGGCGTCAAAGGCGCGGATTTCCTCCGGGGTCATGGGGGACGCCTCCGCCCAGACGGTCTCGTGGCCCCTGTAGGCAAAGGTGTGCTCCGTGTAGAGTTGAATTTGGTTGAACTTTAATTCCGCGAAAAAATCCGCCAATTGACAGAGGGTCTCCATGCGCGGGACCTTGTCCCTGGCGACATCCAGCATGACCCCCCGGTTGGGGAAGTCAGGCCAGTCCTCCACGCGCACCTGCGGCAGATACGGCTGCGGGCACTGCCTCTTGAGCTGAGTCAGGGTCTGCATGGCGTAAAAGGCGCCGGCCGGGTCGGCGGCGGTGATTTGAATGCCGGAGGGAGAGATTTCCAGCAGATAGCCCTGGGCGTGGGGCAATCGCGCCGGGTCAACCTTAACCTCGGGTTTTGCGTTTGCCAAAGAAAGCGCGCCGCCTTCCTGGAAAGTTATCTGACGCGGCTGCGGAAGGAACACAAGCGACGCCGTGTCCGGCATGGGCGCATTGGGCTGTGTGAGCTCCAAATCCGGCGGGGCCGTCTCGCGCATGACTTCCCGGGCCGTTTCAGAACCCGCGACGGCGGGGGCCTGCGCGGTTTGGCATGCGGCGAGGAAAAGCGGCAGAGTCAGCAGCAATGTGGCGGCGCAAAGGGTACGCATGATTTTGGCTCCAAAATGTGGTGGCATGGCGGCATGGCTCATTTTTTAACACGGCGGTGTTCAGGATCACAATCTGATTATGCGCCACCGCAAAATGGAATATCGAACCGCGCCGACCTGTTAATTTTTCACACACCCTTCAGTCAGCCGTTTATCTGGCTGGAAACATGCAAGAATTCGACAGAAGGAGGGCTTGACAATGCCCGCATCCACCACGCTGAGCAAAGTGTTAAAACTGGCGCAGGCCTTTGTCACGGACAAGGGCGGCGAATGGAACCATCAGGACTGGGAGGCCCTTTGCGGGGAGTTGTCCAAGGTCGGTGTTGAAAATACCGACGCGAACCGGACAGCCC
This portion of the Candidatus Hydrogenedentota bacterium genome encodes:
- a CDS encoding nucleotide exchange factor GrpE — protein: MTEENAELEKNLEDKAAQGQPAQEPPAVEETDGTATVPEDADAPETPESIPETVDETARLEAELAVCAAERDGFKDQLLRARAEFDNYRKRIARESEQARLAAAQGLIRDLLPVADNLERALEHAGAGDDGLAGGVRMILRQFQDILAARGLSPIPALGEPFDPNVHEGLAILPSEEHAMGMVMSEYERGYTLGGMVLRPAKVVVSSGPPVEASVLEGGGDAEQAAEPENNKQ
- the hrcA gene encoding heat-inducible transcription repressor HrcA; translation: MPETPELNERERAILHAVVQSYITTAEAVGSRTVVRRFGMDLSAATVRNVMADLEELGYLQQLHTSSGRVPTDTGYQYYIRHLMKVQELTQAERARIESEFSQRMNDADDVLRQASHLLALVSHHAGLAETPNDSTAVLARMDLVKISPDRMAVLLVDNFGRVRSMIADIDAAMNAPEMEKLNNFMNDHLRGLPVDQLAGAVGDKVRLFLDEQRKLAQRALEVLMLLPKRPRGQLFLEGASQLFEQPEFQNMEQARGVFNLLEEQDQLLTMLRAAASGENTSSTVLLGGGDGRERMDGLGVVASPYRVGDRKVGMIGVLGPRRMHYSKLMSVVDYTADLVGRLLTRLGV
- a CDS encoding family 20 glycosylhydrolase; translated protein: MRTLCAATLLLTLPLFLAACQTAQAPAVAGSETAREVMRETAPPDLELTQPNAPMPDTASLVFLPQPRQITFQEGGALSLANAKPEVKVDPARLPHAQGYLLEISPSGIQITAADPAGAFYAMQTLTQLKRQCPQPYLPQVRVEDWPDFPNRGVMLDVARDKVPRMETLCQLADFFAELKFNQIQLYTEHTFAYRGHETVWAEASPMTPEEIRAFDAYCRDRFIELVPNQNSFGHMERWLKHPAYAHLAERPGAGDLCPVDPASVEFLRGLFDDLLPNFSSKQFNVGCDETFSIGKGRSKEAVQKLGAGRVYLNFLKEIHGLVGAHGRTMQFWGDIIMQYPALIPEIPGGVIAMEWGYEANHPFASHGKKFADSGIPFYVVPGTSSWNSLLGRTDNALENLRNAAVNGRANGAIGFLLTDWGDSGHWQSLPVSFAPFAYGAALSWCQDTNLAIPLAKALDTHVFMDAAGQMGQAVLDLGNAHAKTGVLIGNNSVYYALLLNAVQGSPAGGPLKPMTSTSAQAAMAALKDALDRVEKSRMTRPDAELVKKEFSINGAMAMLALELGRERILAGNVGTAQLPAPVKARLAAQLGDIITRYREIWLIRNRPGGLSDSAGRLEALLQRL